The Theobroma cacao cultivar B97-61/B2 chromosome 1, Criollo_cocoa_genome_V2, whole genome shotgun sequence genome contains the following window.
atattgctaTTTTCAGTTCaacttcattcattttttttctttttatcttttaatttggaaaaaaaaaagaataaaaactactGCATCTActcttaaataaaataataataataattgaatATTGTTTCGATCATTTAAGTATTTGTTcccttttatttaattttgtgatatatttttattgaactaACTAATATTATGTTAAGCAATTACTTCCTCCTTTTGAAGTGTGAACCAATTCAAGTGTAGggaaaataaaagttaagtatatttatttattttggattTGAGGCGTGATAATGGTTATTAGTTTGCCTATGATGctcttgtttatttttttctccatTACCCACTCAAAAAAAAGAGGGAatgaagaataagaaaaaaaacaaaaacatgtaGGGTAAAATAATCATCTCctcaattttaattgaaattttaaactgatttatgaattttttaaatatacaCTTTActccaaaaaaatatttttcgcTAGATATATAGGTACagtattagtcaattgttaatgtttttattagtttgagaatgttataatattaaaatgataattttatcatttattaattttaaaaattattattatataattttttaatttttttattaattttaaaaaataaagagagttGAGGAGCACTAATAGAGGCtccttaattgtttttaaaatttatataataataattttttaaattaataaaaaaatattttaatcatttcatattttctattaatgATGTTTACACTTTTTTAGATAAAttgtctattttaaaaaattaataaactcaAATGAAATTATTAGATGTGGGAGTATTTTCCCCAAATATGTTTGCATattgtaaataataaaatgtacTGTGGCTTTTATTAAAAGTTGCTAAGATACTGGTCATTTTACATGACAAGTTATcttcctaaaataaaaaaaaaaagaaaaatatgcaTCATTTATAGCATTGAACTTAATTCAAGTATTAGTTTTTAGCccaaattttaattgttcaaaacttaaatataatacCTCAAATgaggaaatgagaaaattatattaacGCAATTAAGTACcccatttcataaaattttgtcatttAGGTTTTCTTAAATCTCAAGTGTCAATTTCAcctttgaaataatttaatttaatcttgCTAAAAAGTCCTTCTAAAGTAACCTAATCTAAGTGGTCTTTTTAATTATGACCCTAATCAATAGTTATTACTTACTAAAATACAACATTAAGTGtctaaaacaattttttattgaaaattttttgctattaacaatattttccttaatggTAAGATATTTTGAGTACTTTTATTAACATATCTACTATTAGTTAAAATTcctgaaaaattttatatagcTTTAGATTTTGTTCAGCAtgtgaaaaatatgaaaaaaaacaaatatataaaaatgtaaaaaaaaaagaaaaaaacttatttattattttcatataattggtattttatatcaatacttattctttatttattttaaaaataataataatagtgtACATAAAGATACATCTTTTATCTGTTtggaaataataattatatattaatgaaaattagcATTAGTAATAGTATGTAAATTTTGTGTCTTGTGCAAAATATGTATTAGATTCGTGCaaaatttattacatttaatctTAATGTAAAATTAAGATTCTAAAGATAACGtaattcaaagtaaaatttaacattatttatttattaaataaatttttttaataaaattaaaatttttatttataaattaaataaatattattttttagataactaatgatgataataataataacaacagGAACCAAAAATTTGCATCAATGAagttattataataatattatatttatttatttataatattttctacttaatataacattaaaataattaaatacataaggaaataatcaacaaaatataacttttcagcgtctttttttttaaacaattaattgTAATCCCAAAACCTATAAAAGCCAAAAATCAgcgtctttttttttaaactcatAACTTTTCAGCGGCATAACAATGAAGGTACATATGGAGGCACTGcataaaatgttgaaatttctaaagttaaaaaagtcaaaagctaacattttttatatttttataactttCCATATGTCAGcctaagagaaaaaaaacgTGACTCAATGTAGAGCCAAATTTGGGTcttcaaattatatatgttatagatgttaaaggtgaaatttgtttatcactttatttaaattttatttaattttgtttttattaattttttaataaaaaaaacaaatttaaaatatttcacaaaatatttgattaatgaCACGTGGTAAAGTTCGATCGAttctattattttatatccacaagttattaaaattgaaagtgtcaaatgacaaaattaaatattaaccTATAATATAGTGACAAATTTGACATTAATCtcaaaatttaacataaaattaaacaaaactcacaatatgatatattataaaaataagaaaaaaattaaaacttataagTGTGATGAAAATAAGATGAAAAGCGAGACTTTTGTTGGTGCAAATAGGttttatgtcacgacccatcACTTCTTTCGagtccgtgacaaccgtcgcgaggTCTCAGTAATCATTCATTACTCGgtatgtcaaccgaaacctcgcaaggctcttgcatcagtttttcacttcccctgtgagcaatagtcactaaatatcgagttttaagagaatataaattattttagatcgaaaacaatcaaaataaaattttgaccacacatggatattttggtcatttttatctgaaaatttcgaaacctgaTAAAAATACAACGTATGGTAAAAAGATATCCATTttcgattaaaaataaatttttgcaatctaaatcatccatttggagtgaaaagttgactaattagactaaataaaaatattcgataatatattctattttcttataaaacaatttttatagaactatgcataaataatttttgtagtgtgagaacaaaataaattcatacacatAGTAATACAGTAAACCAGgtattcaaaattatcctACAGTGNNNNNNNNNNNNNNNNNNNNNNNNNNNNNNNNNNNNNNNNNNNNNNNNNNNNNNNNNNNNNNNNNNNNNNNNNNNNNNNNNNNNNNNNNNNNNNNNNNNNNNNNNNNNNNNNNNNNNNNNNNNNNNNNNNNNNNNNNNNNNNNNNNNNNNNNNNNNNNNNNNNNNNNNNNNNNNNNNNNNNNNNNNNNNNNNNNNNNNNNNNNNNNNNNNNNNNNNNNNNNNNNNNNNNNNNNNNNNNNNNNNNNNNNNNNNNNNNNNNNNNNNNNNNNNNNNNNNNNNNNNNNNNNNNNNNNNNNNNNNNNNNNNNNNNNNNNNNNNNNNNNNNNNNNNNNNNNNNNNNNNNNNNNNNNNNNNNNNNNNNNNNNNNNNNNNNNNNNNNNNNNNNNNNNNNNNNNNNNNNNNNNNNNNNNNNNNNNNNNNNNNNNNNNNNNNNNNNNNNNNNNNNNNNNNNNNNNNNNNNNNNNNNNNNNNNNNNNNNNNNNNNNNNNNNNNNNNNNNNNNNNNNNNNNNNNNNNNNNNNNNNNNNNNNNNNNNNNNNNNNNNNNNNNNNNNNNNNNNNNNNNNNNNNNNNNNNNNNNNNNNNNNNNNNNNNNNNNNNNNNNNNNNNNNNNNNNNNNNNNNNNNNNNNNNNNNNNNNNNNNNNNNNNNNNNNNNNNNNNNNNNNNNNNNNNNNNNNNNNNNNNNNNNNNNNNNNNNNNNNNNNNNNNNNNNNNNNNNNNNNNNNNNNNNNNNNNNNNNNNNNNNNNNNNNNNNNNNNNNNNNNNNNNNNNNNNNNNNNNNNNNNNNNNNNNNNNNNNNNNNNNNNNNNNNNNNNNNNNNNNNNNNNNNNNNNNNNNNNNNNNNNNNNNNNNNNNNNNNNNNNNNNNNNNNNNNNNNNNNNNNNNNNNNNNNNNNNNNNNNNNNNNNNNNNNNNNNNNNNNNNNNNNNNNNNNNNNNNNNNNNNNNNNNNNNNNNNNNNNNNNNNNNNNNNNNNNNNNNNNNNNNNNNNNNNNNNNNNNNNNNNNNNNNNNNNNNNNNNNNNNNNNNNNNNNNNNNNNNNNNNNNNNNNNNNNNNNNNNNNNNNNNNNNNNNNNNNNNNNNNNNNNNNNNNNNNNNNNNNNNNNNNNNNNNNNNNNNNNNNNNNNNNNNNNNNNNNNNNNNNNNNNNNNNNNNNNNNNNNNNNNNNNNNNNNNNNNNNNNNNNNNNNNNNNNNNNNNNNNNNNNNNNNNNNNNNNNNNNNNNNNNNNNNNNNNNNNNNNNNNNNNNNNNNNNNNNNNNNNNNNNNNNNNNNNNNNNNNNNNNNNNNNNNNNNNNNNNNNNNNNNNNNNNNNNNNNNNNNNNNNNNNNNNNNNNNNNNNNNNNNNNNNNNNNNNNNNNNNNNNNNNNNNNNNNNNNNNNNNNNNNNNNNNNNNNNNNNNNNNNNNNNNNNNNNNNNNNNNNNNNNNNNNNNNNNNNNNNNNNNNNNNNNNNNNNNNNNNNNNNNNNNNNNNNNNNNNNNTGCATGGGCAAGATgaaatttcaagcttaatattaaaaatcttacctttagtcatcaatttcttgaaaattcaacAATTTTTCCTTAGTTTTGCCTCCttagggtttttcttttcttttcttctcttttctgcaGGTGCTGGTCGGCCTTGAAATGCTGAGTGGAAGAGTGTGGGCTGGTTTTTAAATggcaatataaaaatattaaatttttgacaCATATCACCTTTTTATTGGTCAACttgttttaacttaatttttaagccttttctcaccaccacaaaTGCTCTAATATTTATCCAcagcataaaataataagaggTAGAATTCTGGAGCGTGACaaatgtcatggtggtgtaaaattataattttgccattggggtggtaaaattaccattttacccttatactCTGAAAAATACcggaattaaattttttttttcacttcttaacttcaaatcatactccaatactcaaatcatactctaataagtcaaatggggtcaaaaaatcttttctaaaaattttcattttgtccccatgtggcaaatgaccattttgcccctggatagtgaaaatttcgtttgactccaaattcatcctcgaacttcaaatcaccatattaaaccattctggtactttaatatccttaatttcattttaaattctctatttgatctagttcgaggcttaaatcaactttgttgtacctctaggtacaatacctacttttgtaaatttttcgaaaCTCTcatagcatgcaatcatgctatcatcacatgtatgtcatgacaagtattttataaggtcgggctttacattTTAGATGGAATTTAAGGAACTGGCAAAATTGACTTCGAAGTGAGCTTTTCAATAAACACTATCTTTAACACTTATTTCGCCATCATTACTCGGTATGTAAAGAGGAATAATGCGAATAGCCTTATAGATACAATGAAACCAAAGTCTAATTTCGTGTTGCACTTTACGAGAGCAAACCGTAAGATACACCCGAGGGTTTGAAAAAGTTATTTGACCTTAGAGCTTTCTTTCTGTAGCAAATagattataagaaatttagATGTTTTTGTAGTTGATGGGAACTTAAGTGTTTATGTTAATAGAATATAACACTTTTCTTACTTTTGATATTTCtgcaattgttttattttttatttgatgtcTCAAAATAGTTGGCAACAAGCCTTTTATATAAGCTTGTAAGTGGCTCTTCTTTAAGGATACAATCATTTCATTAAGGCATCATTTTTCTACAATACATATTTACATTTTGCTAGACATAACTTTTTGATAAAagtattgtttcaataattatcttatgaaaagaaaactattCATTCGATAAAATATACTCtttaagttataatttgaaacaataacttttaatatttaacttttaaactatgatattttttcaatttgtttcATTGTTTTTAGATGTCATTTTATTGAGAGATATAATCattaacatgaaaatttacctacAATTTAATAGTCACACTATATCACTTTATGTGACATAACTTTTGAGTTAAGATAGCTTTTCATTATGtaacataactttttattttgaaaatacattaacaaaattttataagaatgatttataaaattatttgaattcaTGAGTTAAAATTATACTCTCGGacgaaaataaattattaaaagttgTGAAGTTAAATTGTAAGATAGAAgataaaaactatttttacacttttttttatttcttaactaaTTTTAGGAAAAATACAAAATCTTTTGGATAGTAatccaaaaactaaaaaatgaaaattaattaaaaagttgtgaaaattacattttaaagatttacccctttttttttttttttcaaaattgcaTTCTTTGGCATTCTAATTATttgctccttttttttttctgccaGCTTCAACCTAGAAAACTAAAAAGCGGCCGCCTTCAACAGACCCGCCAAACCAAGCCAAAATAACAAAGCGCGGGACAGTCGTAAAGCTTTCTCGCCTACTTTCAATCGATCCAGTGCTGAAATACATACAAAAAATGGGTCACAACAAGCCCCGGCGGTTTAAAACCCATCATTCTCATCGGGGACAGTCAAGCCGAACCCATCAATTCCAAAggtaatttttcaaaactcCCTCAATTTTCCGTTTCACGTTTAAACCATTTCAACTTTCAAATCCCAACTTCgaagtttctctctctctctctcactccttttttttttttaattttgctgTAATTTTCCAGGGAAGATGATTCTCTCCCACCTGATCAGCGTACTAATTCTGTAACCACATTTTAATTAGTTCTGTACTTTTGTTTCTTCCTTCAATTTCCGTTGTGTTTGGTATTTTACCGCagtggtaaatttttttttttcgttttgaTTGCAGCTCCTGAAGAGGACCCAAATGTTCCAAAAATTCAACTTGCCATGTGGGTATGTTGTTTTCTTCTACAACCTGCTaccttttttcttaaaatgtttgtttttgtcttttttttttgtctcacaCCTAGAAGGCATATTTGTATGCTTTACTTTAATATTACACCAAAACAGCTGTTATTGAACCTTTTAGGTGTTGCTAGAATTTGTGCTAGGAAATTTCTTATTAATCAAATGCTGGATGACTTTTTTCCCCTTAAAAAGTGGCTTATAGTGGGTAAATGACTTATAAATTGTTCTAAATTCATGCATGTCCTATAATTTTATCATGTTGCATGTCATATGCTTCTGATGCGACTCTGACTCTGCTGCTGGAATTGGTGGCTATCAAAATGCTAAGTGCTAAGCAATGTCTAGTTATTGTCTTGTTgagttttagttttaatttttaaccattctagggtttttcttattatcatggataaaaTCGATGGTGTTggcctttcttttcctttagttttcttctcctttttaaTGGTTGTCTGTATCAATTACTGTAACTGATTTAATGTTATTGACTCAGGATTTTGGACAGTGCGATGCAAAAAGGTGCACTGGGCGGAAACTTGCGAGATTTGGGATGTTGAAAGAAAGTATCTGCTATAAAAATTCCcttcaaatttaatttggttatgCATGTTTGGGTTTGTCTTATTTATTTCATGTAAAACATGATTTTCCCTCTGTAGACATTGTTATGCAGGAATGGTTTGTAGTTGTTTTGCATGAGAAATTTATCATAGTGTTGGATTCAAGATAAAGCTGTATCATAACAAATGCCGGAGTAAGCAGGAGTGGGATAAGTTAAGAGATTATTAGTGTGAAATTGGGTGATCAATTAGTCTGCCAATGGGTGTTTGATggcatttttaaaaatctattttgAGCAATAAGATTTGCAAACTTGCTAtacagaaaggaaaaagaggaCATTTCCTAGAAAATTGCTAAGGGCTTCTAGGAAGtgataaaaggaaaatcaacATAGAATAGCGGGAGCAAACTGATTCTTGGTCCAGATATTAACATTACTGTTTAGCTAAGGCATCAGCCTTCTTATAGCTGATCCAGAAAGTTGCTGCCCTTATAAGTTACCGTTAACTGATGCTTTaggaaaatgaaatttcaatttcactTTTGGGGACTTGGAAATTGGTTCAAATATTGTGGTCAGGCTATTTGTTCATTTTAGAATCTAGTGGCATGGCTGGCACTAATAAATAATCTCCATGATTTGCTGATGATCAATTTAGAGAATAGTAGTAATTACTGAGTAagatcaattaattaattcattcATGTTTGACTACAAGTACATCTTCACTTTTCACTAATCTGGAGTTTGAATGATTTCATGCAGGACTTGCGTGTGAATAGTGGTTTTGGGGGCATTGTTTTAAGGTGCTTACAACAACTTTTCAAATTTGCTTTTACTAAGTTTATGGTGTATCTCATCACCTCAAACAATATCACCTAATATTGTGCAATTTGGAGGTCTATATTTTGTTTATACACTGTGACCAACTTGGTGATCTGGTATATAATGGATGAGAAGCacatattcttttctttctgctgGATTGATACTCATCTTTTACATGGTTCTCATCAATGTATGCTGTTGTCCATGATCCCCTTCTACGTTATTGACTGATCCTTATCAGCTTCTCATGAACATATTTGAGCCAAAGAACATATTTTGTTGATGGTAGGGGCATCTGTTTGGCTTTATTTTGTGGTGAAAATGCATGATCAGTGATGAGTTGGGCTTGTAGAAAACCTCATAATATTTATGGGGCTGACTGCTAGAGAACCTGTTGTTCTGTACTAATATCTTCCTCATGGTTGATATGAGACTAGTTCATGCGTCTAAGAATGCACCTGATTAATGTTGGAAAGCAAGCTGCCAGAACATCTTCTATTGCTTTTACCAAACAATTTTTGCAAGCTTGTGTCTTCTGCCTTGGCATAATTTGCTTTGATTTCCATATTTCTTATTATCTGCTTTAAACCTCTGTTGGCAGTCCTGTTGGTAGTCAATGTGTCTCAAAAGAAGATTACGACTTAATGAAGAGGAAAGGATTAGCTGTTGTGGATTGCTCATGGGCACGCCTGAGTGATGTACCCTTCGTGAAGCTGCGGGGTGGTGCTCCTCGCTTGTGTATGAATATAAACTTTTCAATTGGTTGCTATGTGACTCATGCGGCATCTTGTCTAACGTACAGATTTTGGCATTTTTTCCTTGCTTAACAATCTACTAGTACTTGTTTTTACCTCATATACTGATATCCTGTAGATTACTTGATGCAGGCgcatatgaaaatttatttagtattttagttagtttaagattttattttatttatttagtttgaaattctttttcctatatttattagaattttagtactttaagtctttatttaggattagaattactatttgattaggatttatcttaactattataaataagtaTCTTAGGTAGAAGATTAtcatcttttgttattttgaatatttattcaaGAGGTTTCTTAGAAAAcccaattatctttttattgttcCAACACAATCAACCCTATTCTAGCCCTAATTGTTGAGTTCTAATTGCCCTAAACCTTTCGGCTACATCATTACTGCTAGTACACGCAATTGTTATCCACAAGGTTGGAGATCTATATGATGTCTTCAGGGGCTGAATTTATCACATTTGTGTCTTAACAGTTAACATGGTGCAAACCTTTCCTTAAATCTCATTGAATAGTAGTGAAAGCCTTGTCAATGATTTCAACACCAAGAAGTCCCCATTGATCTATTCTTATCATGTCACACCAACAAGCCAGGAGTTCTTTcttgattgaatttttttcattgaattgtatgaattaaaTAGATTGCCTTGGTTGTATGACATAAATGCAAGTTGATGTCATTGTTCTTGCACTGTTGTGGAATTGCAGTCCATGAGGTGTTTGATAATGTTTTGATATCAATAATATCCGAGCTTGGTAGTAGTAGCATTTTTCAGAAAAGTGAGATATATGTTTTATGttgcaatttgatttttattatttttgacaCAGATGAGTTACTTTTACTTTATAAAGTGTTTATTACCTATTTGATGTCTTATTACAATAGTATTTGTATATGAAATCAATTACTTTTAACTTGCATAACATTTGATGACAAAATTTAAATGACAccttgaaattaataatggtTTTTCCTGTGCTTATTAGTGcaaatttttactatttactTTAGTGGCCTTCATACGTTAAACAAAATGAAAGTCCTTCATATTTTATTGGTGTTCCATTGTTTTCAGTTGTCCTGTTTTACGAATTTGATGAGTGTCATGGAATTGCAGTGCCGTGGCTAGTGGCTGCAAACCCAGTAAATTATGGTCGACCATGTCAGCTATCATGTGTAGAAGCTTTATCTGCAGCTTTACTGATATGgtagttttctttttaaccaCCATTTCAACAGTTTCCACCACCTAGTGCTTGTCTTGCCAACCTGAGAACATGTTTTcaaccattttatttttttgacatgTGCATGCCTTAACAGCTATGAGCTCTGGTTCTGTTTTAGAATGGTGAATATTGTGATTTGAATCTGTTGGGAAGGATGTGCCATAGAATAATATGCTAGCTGTAATGAGTATGAACcctattttatataatcaacATTTGGAGCTTATTCTATGACCTAAATGTAAATTGTTTATGTGCTATAGATGTTCCATGGATGGGAGGGGGGACATCTGTTAGATATTGTGGCAATTTGGTTTGTACCAGTCATGCTGCTTTCTAACTACAGAATGTCAAAGGAGCTTTGGCATCATCTTCAAATTTTggcattttataaaattaaggATGCATCCTTTACATATAGTTTTGGCATTGTTTCCAAACTTGAGTAAGATTGGTCCAACATGCTTTGGTCTTTCCGAGACGCATTTTGGGAAGCTAATATGTCACTGAGTGTCAGATATGTTCATCAATATAATTTTCCGAATTTGTGTTCctttcttttgatataacagTGGGGAAGAGGAAACTGCGAATTTGTTGTTAGGCAAGTTCAAATGGGGTCATGCCTTCCTGTCCCTCAACAGGTACtttattattaagtttttggcccaaaaaagtttaaatttctcaaaatgCATGATCCATGTGTAAGATGGAAAACATcaatgaaaacttgaattctGCTGAAAAGATATTACAAGTCTACGCTTGAAGATGAATTAGCAGTCActtattttttt
Protein-coding sequences here:
- the LOC18611631 gene encoding ribosome biogenesis protein TSR3 homolog isoform X1, with the translated sequence MGHNKPRRFKTHHSHRGQSSRTHQFQREDDSLPPDQPPEEDPNVPKIQLAMWDFGQCDAKRCTGRKLARFGMLKDLRVNSGFGGIVLSPVGSQCVSKEDYDLMKRKGLAVVDCSWARLSDVPFVKLRGGAPRLFVLFYEFDECHGIAVPWLVAANPVNYGRPCQLSCVEALSAALLICGEEETANLLLGKFKWGHAFLSLNRELLKAYSECENSGDIISVQNSWLSQQSQVPKVLPDAEGKFTFAVVKPKKEEEIFHITFKQHLQIFVELRIGV
- the LOC18611631 gene encoding ribosome biogenesis protein TSR3 homolog isoform X2; translated protein: MGHNKPRRFKTHHSHRGQSSRTHQFQREDDSLPPDQPPEEDPNVPKIQLAMWDFGQCDAKRCTGRKLARFGMLKDLRVNSGFGGIVLSPVGSQCVSKEDYDLMKRKGLAVVDCSWARLSDVPFVKLRGGAPRLLPWLVAANPVNYGRPCQLSCVEALSAALLICGEEETANLLLGKFKWGHAFLSLNRELLKAYSECENSGDIISVQNSWLSQQSQVPKVLPDAEGKFTFAVVKPKKEEEIFHITFKQHLQIFVELRIGV
- the LOC18611631 gene encoding ribosome biogenesis protein TSR3 homolog isoform X3, coding for MWDFGQCDAKRCTGRKLARFGMLKDLRVNSGFGGIVLSPVGSQCVSKEDYDLMKRKGLAVVDCSWARLSDVPFVKLRGGAPRLFVLFYEFDECHGIAVPWLVAANPVNYGRPCQLSCVEALSAALLICGEEETANLLLGKFKWGHAFLSLNRELLKAYSECENSGDIISVQNSWLSQQSQVPKVLPDAEGKFTFAVVKPKKEEEIFHITFKQHLQIFVELRIGV